The following coding sequences are from one Streptomyces sp. V3I7 window:
- a CDS encoding DUF2945 domain-containing protein, producing MVQQQFAVGDHVRWNSEAGYVEGVITKKHTKDVEFKGYTHHCSASDPQYEIKSDKTDHIALHKGSALTKV from the coding sequence ATGGTGCAGCAGCAGTTCGCCGTCGGAGACCACGTGCGGTGGAACTCCGAGGCCGGATACGTCGAAGGCGTCATCACCAAGAAGCACACCAAGGACGTCGAGTTCAAGGGCTACACCCACCACTGCAGCGCGAGCGACCCGCAGTACGAGATCAAGAGCGACAAGACCGATCACATCGCCCTGCACAAGGGGAGCGCGTTGACCAAGGTGTAG
- the sbnB gene encoding 2,3-diaminopropionate biosynthesis protein SbnB, whose translation MSDLLSPAGGRATTSHSPVPGFAVISGAQVQDALRGREKQLVELVEATYRLHGAGDSVNPPSYFLRFPDRPTSRIIALPASIGGSVHVDGLKWISSFPDNVADGLPRASAVLILNDPGTGYPFACLESSIISATRTAASAALAADRLSRNRTRPTRVGFFGTGLIARYIHTFLAGTGWTFDTVGVHDVSAESAAGFSGYLEQSGAAGQIVVHDSAEDLIRSSDLVVFATVAGKPHVTDPAWFDHHPLVLHVSLRDLAPEILLDSANFVDDVEHCLKADTSPHLAEQLTGGRAFLDGTLDDVMTGRASVPDERTVIFSPFGLGVLDLAVGKYVYDEAARAGQLHLIDDFFHDLRRYG comes from the coding sequence ATGAGCGATCTCCTGTCACCCGCAGGCGGGCGGGCCACGACCTCCCACTCCCCGGTGCCGGGCTTCGCGGTGATCTCCGGCGCCCAGGTGCAGGACGCGCTCCGCGGGCGCGAGAAGCAGCTCGTGGAGCTGGTCGAGGCCACCTACCGGCTGCACGGCGCCGGGGACTCGGTCAACCCGCCGTCGTACTTCCTGCGGTTCCCCGACCGTCCGACCTCGCGGATCATCGCCCTGCCGGCCTCCATCGGCGGGTCGGTCCACGTGGACGGACTGAAGTGGATCTCCAGCTTCCCGGACAACGTGGCCGACGGCCTGCCCCGCGCCTCCGCGGTCCTCATCCTCAACGATCCGGGCACCGGCTACCCGTTCGCCTGCCTGGAGAGCTCCATCATCAGCGCGACCAGGACCGCGGCGTCGGCCGCGCTGGCCGCGGACCGGCTGAGCCGGAACCGGACCCGGCCCACCCGCGTCGGCTTCTTCGGCACGGGCCTGATCGCCCGCTACATCCACACCTTCCTGGCCGGCACCGGCTGGACGTTCGACACGGTCGGCGTGCACGACGTCTCCGCCGAGTCCGCCGCCGGCTTCTCCGGCTACCTGGAGCAGTCCGGGGCCGCGGGACAGATCGTCGTCCACGACAGCGCCGAGGACCTGATCCGCTCCAGTGACCTGGTGGTCTTCGCCACCGTCGCGGGCAAGCCGCACGTCACCGACCCGGCGTGGTTCGACCACCACCCACTGGTCCTGCACGTGTCCCTGCGGGACCTCGCCCCCGAGATCCTGCTCGACTCGGCCAACTTCGTCGACGACGTCGAGCACTGCCTCAAGGCCGACACCTCCCCGCACCTGGCCGAACAGCTCACCGGCGGCCGCGCGTTCCTCGACGGCACGCTCGACGACGTCATGACCGGACGGGCGAGCGTCCCGGACGAGCGGACGGTGATCTTCTCGCCCTTCGGGCTCGGCGTCCTCGACCTCGCCGTCGGCAAGTACGTCTACGACGAAGCGGCACGGGCGGGACAGCTCCACCTCATCGACGACTTCTTCCACGACCTGCGCCGGTACGGCTGA
- a CDS encoding Rieske 2Fe-2S domain-containing protein: MRKLIEDAIRQIDDMRALDGICGKAAGLVNRATQPELIKNTLSGTWLGHALHPVLTDLPIGAFVMASALDATAGRAGATAARRLIGLGVLTTVPTALSGACDWSDTYGPTQRVGFVHGAGNAAATMLQAASWLARKRGRHGTGVALSTVSLGLTVCTAYLGGHLSYVRGIGVNHTAFQEPVTDWTDVASLSELSEGSLHRVTAGGVPVVLAVKDAKVYALSATCTHEGGPLDEGKIVDGDCIQCPWHGSVFRLEDGAVERGPASVEEPSWEVKVDSGRVFIRSATAS, from the coding sequence ATGCGGAAGCTGATTGAAGACGCTATCCGGCAGATCGACGACATGCGCGCGCTCGACGGCATCTGTGGCAAGGCCGCAGGTCTGGTGAACCGCGCGACGCAACCCGAACTGATCAAGAACACCCTGTCGGGCACATGGCTCGGGCATGCGCTGCATCCCGTCCTCACCGACCTGCCCATCGGGGCGTTCGTCATGGCTTCGGCCCTGGACGCCACCGCCGGCCGGGCGGGCGCGACGGCAGCGCGTCGTCTGATCGGGCTGGGGGTGCTCACCACGGTCCCGACCGCGCTCAGCGGCGCCTGCGACTGGTCCGACACCTACGGTCCCACGCAGCGCGTCGGCTTCGTGCACGGCGCGGGCAACGCGGCGGCGACCATGCTGCAGGCGGCGTCCTGGCTGGCCCGCAAGCGCGGCCGCCACGGGACGGGAGTGGCCCTGAGCACCGTGAGTCTCGGACTCACCGTGTGCACGGCCTACCTGGGCGGCCACTTGTCGTACGTCCGGGGCATCGGCGTCAACCACACCGCGTTCCAGGAGCCCGTCACCGACTGGACGGACGTCGCGTCGCTGTCCGAGCTGAGCGAGGGTTCGCTCCACCGCGTCACGGCCGGCGGGGTGCCGGTGGTGCTGGCGGTCAAGGACGCGAAGGTGTACGCGCTCTCCGCCACCTGCACCCACGAGGGCGGCCCGCTCGACGAGGGCAAGATCGTGGACGGCGACTGCATCCAGTGCCCGTGGCACGGCAGCGTCTTCCGGCTCGAGGACGGCGCGGTCGAGCGCGGACCGGCGTCCGTCGAGGAGCCGAGCTGGGAAGTGAAGGTCGACAGCGGCCGGGTGTTCATCCGGTCGGCGACGGCTTCCTGA
- a CDS encoding TauD/TfdA family dioxygenase — MSSSSLAPPLDVELRPDRPPVVHVESPGDAASWAEKHREALRAQVAERGALLVRGLELRDTAQAGAVFAALTDALMAEREAFAPRESHGPGLYSSTTWPANQPMCMHHELSYTLEVPGLMLFACLTAPDDGGATAVADAEQVLRALPAELTERFAREGWLLTRSYNDEIGASLEESFGTDDPAAIERYCRENAIDFTWQPDGSLRTRQRRSAVLPHPVTGRPCWFNQVAFLNQWTLAPEVREYLVDEYGEDGLPFNTRYGDGTPIGEDVVQLLNATYEEHTRREPWQAGDLMLVDNIRTAHSREPYTGDRQVIVAMAEPLNTADCCPPAEASRR, encoded by the coding sequence ATGTCGTCCTCGTCCCTGGCACCTCCGCTCGACGTGGAGCTCCGGCCGGACCGTCCCCCGGTCGTGCACGTCGAGTCTCCCGGTGATGCGGCGAGTTGGGCGGAGAAGCACCGCGAGGCCCTGCGCGCCCAGGTCGCCGAGCGCGGCGCGCTGCTCGTCCGCGGCCTGGAACTGCGCGACACCGCCCAGGCCGGAGCCGTCTTCGCGGCGCTCACCGATGCTCTGATGGCCGAGCGGGAGGCGTTCGCGCCCCGCGAGAGCCACGGGCCGGGGCTGTACTCGTCGACCACCTGGCCGGCCAACCAGCCGATGTGCATGCACCACGAGCTGAGCTACACCCTCGAGGTGCCCGGCCTCATGCTGTTCGCGTGTCTGACCGCGCCCGACGATGGCGGCGCCACGGCGGTCGCCGACGCGGAACAGGTGCTCCGCGCGCTGCCCGCCGAGCTGACCGAGCGCTTCGCGCGCGAGGGCTGGCTGCTGACCCGCAGCTACAACGACGAGATCGGGGCCTCCCTGGAGGAGTCGTTCGGCACCGACGACCCCGCCGCCATCGAGCGCTACTGCCGCGAGAACGCCATCGACTTCACCTGGCAGCCCGACGGGTCCCTGCGCACCCGGCAGCGCCGCAGCGCCGTCCTGCCGCACCCGGTCACCGGCCGGCCCTGCTGGTTCAACCAGGTCGCGTTCCTCAACCAGTGGACGCTCGCCCCCGAGGTCCGCGAGTACCTGGTGGACGAGTACGGCGAGGACGGCCTGCCGTTCAACACCCGCTACGGCGATGGCACCCCGATCGGTGAGGACGTCGTCCAGCTGCTCAACGCCACCTACGAGGAGCACACCCGCCGCGAGCCCTGGCAGGCCGGCGACCTGATGCTCGTCGACAACATCCGCACCGCCCACAGCAGGGAGCCGTACACCGGGGACCGCCAGGTGATCGTCGCCATGGCCGAGCCCCTGAACACGGCCGACTGCTGCCCGCCTGCGGAGGCGAGCCGACGATGA
- a CDS encoding amino acid adenylation domain-containing protein: MGARVEADREFWGRVLTAGGFTAAPRWVREPVAAAAGVPRVAEYEAAVPDDVAGEVRELARELRVPVSSVLLAAHARVLAALSGEQEVVTGYAAGSRSRPLPCRLTVEPGSWRALVAEADRVESELLEHQECPVDELRRELGVSGPSYEIEFDPAGNERGLVDDAALGVGWSDGGGRLVMRLRYRRQVLDAECVARIGGYHVAALRSMAADVDADHSRQSLLSADEVREQLEGLAGPHRALPPVRAHELFEQRVREHPQALAAVHGTRQWTYQELNARANRLARALLERGVGREDVVAVVTERGLDWLAATLAVLKAGAVYLPIEPHFPAGRIEATLSRAGCRVVLSEPGSTDTLDQALDALPQTRRVLIGEAYAEQHADGDVGVRVGADQLAYIYFTSGSTGAPKGAMCEHAGMLNHLHAKIDDLGITRGTVVAQTAPQCFDISLWQLISALLVGGRTLLIAQDVITDVERFVDTLVRERAGVVQVVPSYLEVVVSYLEKHPRDLPDLRCVSVTGEALKRELVQRWFAIQPGIKLVNAYGLTETSDDTNHEVMDAVPERVLLGRAVGNVRVYVVDEQLALVPLGAPGLIAFSGVCVGRGYVNDPERTREAYREDPYRPGERLYLGGDWGRWHPGGKLEFLGRRDNQVKIRGFRIETGEIENTLLRVDGVRDAAVVIAEQAGDNKHLVAFYSGDRKQADELHDALAAVLPAYMVPSAFHWQDDLPLTANGKIDRKALTAQAQRTPPPEQDTAGTSDGTPLTPGERRLAAVWAELLGIPEHRIGRHDHFFERGGTSLTAVKLTIALDRAVSLKDITRHPVLADLAELLDGSARQRPELLQPLSDTGAAAERALVCFPYAGGNAVNYQPMASALADSGIAVYAVDLPGHDLATRNEPFASIEQVVEQVTAEITARGLTGVMVWGHSSGCAPAVATARKLEQLGVHVTRLFLAAQLLGTAADRDAALTELTGRSDADIATRLTADSGYTELAELNAQHAEHVGAAYRHDCVLAHRYFRDALHTPPAVRLTAPVTVIAAADDPHTSGYAERHRDWRLFADQVELHELPDGGHHFLRTRPAEAARAVLAAVEPLGATEPLASS; the protein is encoded by the coding sequence ATGGGAGCGCGTGTGGAAGCGGACCGGGAGTTCTGGGGCCGTGTGCTGACCGCCGGCGGGTTCACCGCGGCGCCACGGTGGGTGCGCGAGCCGGTGGCGGCAGCGGCCGGAGTGCCCCGCGTGGCCGAGTACGAGGCGGCCGTGCCGGACGACGTCGCGGGCGAAGTACGCGAACTGGCACGGGAGTTGCGGGTACCCGTGAGCTCCGTGCTGCTGGCCGCCCACGCCAGGGTGCTGGCCGCGCTCTCCGGCGAGCAGGAGGTCGTCACCGGTTACGCCGCCGGGAGCCGCAGCCGCCCGTTGCCCTGCCGGCTCACCGTCGAACCGGGCTCCTGGCGCGCGCTGGTCGCCGAGGCCGACCGCGTCGAGTCCGAGCTGCTGGAGCACCAGGAGTGCCCGGTGGACGAACTGCGCCGCGAACTGGGCGTGTCGGGGCCCTCGTACGAGATCGAGTTCGACCCGGCCGGCAACGAGCGCGGGCTCGTCGACGACGCCGCGCTCGGCGTGGGCTGGAGCGACGGTGGCGGCCGGCTGGTGATGCGGCTGCGCTACCGCAGGCAGGTGCTGGACGCCGAGTGCGTGGCCCGCATCGGCGGCTACCACGTGGCCGCGCTGCGCTCGATGGCGGCCGACGTCGACGCCGACCACTCCCGGCAGAGCCTGCTCTCGGCCGACGAGGTGCGCGAACAGCTCGAAGGGCTCGCCGGTCCCCACCGGGCACTGCCCCCGGTGCGGGCGCACGAGCTGTTCGAGCAGCGGGTACGCGAGCACCCGCAGGCCCTCGCCGCGGTGCACGGCACGCGGCAGTGGACGTACCAGGAACTCAACGCGCGCGCCAACCGGTTGGCGCGGGCGCTGCTGGAGCGGGGCGTCGGCCGCGAGGACGTCGTCGCCGTGGTCACCGAACGCGGCCTCGACTGGCTGGCCGCGACGCTCGCCGTCCTCAAGGCGGGCGCCGTCTACCTGCCGATCGAACCGCACTTCCCCGCGGGCCGCATCGAGGCAACGTTGTCGCGGGCCGGATGCCGCGTCGTGCTGAGCGAACCCGGCAGCACCGACACCCTCGACCAGGCCCTCGACGCCCTGCCCCAGACGCGCCGGGTCCTGATCGGCGAGGCGTACGCGGAGCAGCACGCGGACGGCGACGTCGGGGTGCGGGTCGGCGCCGACCAGCTCGCCTACATCTACTTCACCTCCGGCTCCACCGGCGCGCCCAAGGGCGCCATGTGCGAGCACGCGGGCATGCTCAACCACCTCCACGCCAAGATCGACGACCTGGGCATCACCCGGGGGACCGTGGTGGCGCAGACGGCCCCGCAGTGCTTCGACATCTCCCTGTGGCAGCTGATCTCCGCGCTGCTGGTCGGCGGGCGCACCCTCCTGATCGCGCAGGACGTCATCACCGACGTGGAGCGGTTCGTCGACACGCTCGTACGCGAACGGGCCGGCGTCGTCCAGGTCGTCCCCTCCTATCTGGAGGTGGTGGTCTCCTACCTGGAGAAGCACCCCCGCGACCTGCCCGACCTGCGCTGCGTGTCCGTCACCGGCGAGGCGCTCAAACGGGAGCTGGTCCAGCGCTGGTTCGCGATCCAGCCCGGCATCAAGCTGGTCAACGCCTACGGCCTGACCGAGACGTCGGACGACACCAACCACGAGGTCATGGACGCGGTGCCCGAACGCGTCCTGCTCGGCCGGGCCGTAGGCAACGTGCGCGTGTACGTCGTCGACGAACAACTGGCCCTGGTCCCGCTGGGCGCCCCCGGTCTGATCGCCTTCTCCGGCGTCTGCGTCGGGCGGGGCTACGTCAACGACCCCGAACGCACCCGCGAGGCGTACCGCGAGGACCCCTACCGGCCCGGCGAACGGCTCTACCTCGGCGGCGACTGGGGACGCTGGCACCCCGGCGGCAAGCTGGAGTTCCTCGGCCGCCGGGACAACCAGGTCAAGATCCGCGGCTTCCGCATCGAGACCGGCGAGATCGAGAACACCCTGCTGCGCGTGGACGGCGTACGCGACGCCGCGGTCGTCATCGCCGAGCAGGCCGGCGACAACAAGCACCTCGTCGCCTTCTACAGCGGCGACCGCAAGCAGGCGGACGAGCTGCACGACGCGCTCGCCGCCGTCCTGCCCGCCTACATGGTCCCCTCGGCCTTCCACTGGCAGGACGACCTGCCGCTGACCGCCAACGGCAAGATCGACCGCAAGGCCCTGACCGCACAGGCCCAGCGGACGCCGCCACCCGAGCAGGACACCGCCGGCACGTCCGACGGCACACCGCTCACTCCGGGCGAGCGCCGACTGGCCGCCGTCTGGGCCGAGTTGCTCGGCATCCCCGAGCACCGCATCGGCCGGCACGACCACTTCTTCGAGCGCGGCGGCACCTCCCTGACCGCGGTGAAGCTCACCATCGCCCTGGACCGCGCCGTGTCCCTGAAGGACATCACCCGGCACCCCGTCCTCGCCGACCTCGCCGAACTCCTCGACGGCAGCGCCCGGCAGCGCCCCGAGCTGCTCCAGCCGCTGTCGGACACCGGCGCCGCCGCCGAGCGCGCCCTGGTCTGCTTCCCCTACGCGGGCGGCAACGCGGTCAACTACCAGCCGATGGCCAGCGCGTTGGCGGACAGCGGCATCGCGGTGTACGCCGTGGACCTGCCCGGACACGACCTCGCCACGCGCAACGAGCCGTTCGCGTCGATCGAGCAGGTCGTGGAGCAGGTCACCGCCGAGATCACCGCACGTGGCCTGACCGGGGTCATGGTGTGGGGCCACTCCTCGGGGTGCGCGCCCGCCGTGGCCACGGCCCGGAAACTCGAGCAACTCGGCGTGCACGTCACCCGGTTGTTCCTCGCCGCCCAGCTGCTCGGCACCGCCGCCGACCGGGACGCCGCGCTCACCGAGCTGACCGGCCGCAGCGACGCCGACATCGCGACCCGGCTCACCGCCGACAGCGGCTACACCGAACTCGCGGAACTCAACGCCCAGCACGCCGAGCACGTCGGCGCCGCCTACCGGCACGACTGCGTCCTGGCGCACCGCTACTTCCGCGACGCCCTGCACACTCCGCCCGCGGTACGGCTGACCGCGCCGGTCACGGTGATCGCCGCTGCCGACGACCCCCACACGTCCGGCTACGCCGAACGCCACCGCGACTGGCGGCTGTTCGCCGACCAGGTGGAGCTGCACGAACTCCCCGACGGCGGCCACCACTTCCTGCGCACGCGCCCCGCCGAAGCCGCACGGGCCGTCCTCGCCGCCGTCGAACCTCTCGGCGCCACCGAACCGCTGGCGTCCTCCTGA
- a CDS encoding AI-2E family transporter produces the protein MGKGGDPAEGRVGGRRPGGAVLGSRPGRPVRIPSTSRSQRDAARALVSAATVAERTVPWLRVAAAYAWRLILVGVVVYGIFAILGRFHLIAVALFLALVITSVLHPVADVLDRVMPRSLSVAVALVGSIVLLLGLLALVGNVVAGETAQLASQFRGGIHRIELWLQNPPFRLSPGKLSDLQRQVTDYLGRHRANLLSSALSGLGRAIELITGAVLALFSSVFFIHSGERLWDWVSEELLPKRAAPVWDRAGRVAWNTFAGYTRGIIIVAATNAVLVGVALLALRVPLALPLALLEFFAAFIPLVGSPVALAVATVVALAGRGPLTAAAVIVLIIVIGQIEGHVLHPLVMSWAVRLHPLVVALSVIAGSIVAGVIGAVVAVPFVSVAWAVLRTLRTAPT, from the coding sequence GTGGGCAAAGGGGGCGATCCGGCGGAGGGGCGGGTGGGTGGGCGACGGCCGGGCGGTGCGGTCCTCGGCAGCCGGCCGGGGCGTCCGGTACGGATCCCGTCGACCAGCCGCTCGCAGCGTGACGCGGCGCGCGCCCTGGTCTCCGCGGCCACGGTGGCGGAGCGGACGGTGCCGTGGCTGCGCGTCGCCGCGGCCTACGCGTGGCGGCTCATCCTCGTCGGCGTCGTCGTCTACGGCATCTTCGCCATCCTCGGCCGCTTCCATCTCATCGCCGTGGCGCTGTTCCTGGCGCTCGTCATCACCTCGGTGCTGCACCCGGTCGCCGACGTGCTGGACCGGGTGATGCCGCGCTCGCTGAGCGTCGCCGTCGCGCTCGTGGGCAGCATCGTGCTCCTGCTGGGGCTGCTCGCTCTCGTGGGCAACGTGGTGGCGGGCGAGACGGCGCAACTGGCGAGCCAGTTCCGCGGCGGCATCCACCGGATCGAGCTGTGGCTGCAGAATCCGCCGTTCCGGCTCAGCCCCGGCAAACTGTCCGATCTGCAGCGCCAGGTGACGGACTATCTCGGCAGGCACCGGGCGAACCTGCTCAGCAGCGCCCTCAGCGGTCTCGGCAGGGCCATCGAGCTGATCACCGGTGCCGTGCTCGCGCTCTTCTCGTCCGTCTTCTTCATCCACTCCGGCGAGCGCCTGTGGGACTGGGTGAGCGAGGAACTGCTGCCCAAGCGGGCCGCGCCGGTCTGGGACCGGGCGGGACGGGTGGCCTGGAACACGTTCGCCGGGTACACCCGGGGCATCATCATCGTGGCCGCCACCAACGCCGTGCTCGTGGGTGTCGCCCTGCTCGCGCTGCGGGTGCCGCTCGCGCTCCCGCTGGCGCTGCTGGAGTTCTTCGCCGCGTTCATCCCGCTGGTGGGCTCACCGGTGGCCCTCGCGGTGGCCACGGTGGTCGCCCTCGCCGGGCGGGGTCCGCTGACGGCCGCCGCCGTGATCGTGCTCATCATCGTCATCGGCCAGATCGAGGGGCATGTGCTGCACCCGCTCGTGATGAGCTGGGCTGTGCGGCTCCACCCGCTCGTCGTCGCCCTGTCCGTCATCGCGGGCAGCATCGTGGCCGGTGTCATCGGCGCCGTGGTGGCGGTGCCCTTCGTCTCCGTCGCCTGGGCGGTGCTGCGCACCCTGCGCACAGCACCGACGTGA
- a CDS encoding DUF488 family protein: MTNRICTVGHSTRDFDELLEMLRNNDITCLVDVRSFPSSRKFPHWNQAELVDALPSDIGYRWIPKLGGRRHTPKGVPTENGAWQVKAFRDYADYMATDEFAEGLDELLELAEHERPAIMCSEAVPWRCHRRLITDALLVAGADVEHIMSPTVTKPAVLNQNACAHEGHLTYPPPQA; this comes from the coding sequence ATGACGAACCGTATCTGTACGGTGGGGCATTCGACGCGCGACTTCGACGAGTTGCTGGAGATGCTGCGCAACAACGACATCACGTGTCTCGTCGACGTCCGCTCGTTCCCCTCGTCCCGCAAGTTCCCGCACTGGAACCAGGCGGAGCTGGTCGACGCGCTGCCGTCCGACATCGGGTACCGGTGGATCCCGAAGCTGGGCGGCCGCCGGCACACACCCAAGGGAGTGCCGACCGAGAACGGCGCCTGGCAGGTCAAGGCCTTCCGCGACTACGCCGACTACATGGCGACCGACGAGTTCGCCGAGGGCCTGGACGAACTGCTCGAACTGGCCGAGCACGAACGGCCGGCCATCATGTGCAGCGAGGCTGTGCCCTGGCGCTGCCACCGCAGGCTCATCACCGACGCGCTGCTCGTGGCTGGCGCGGACGTCGAGCACATCATGTCGCCGACGGTGACGAAGCCGGCGGTCCTCAACCAGAACGCGTGCGCCCACGAAGGACACCTCACCTACCCGCCGCCGCAGGCCTGA
- the sbnA gene encoding 2,3-diaminopropionate biosynthesis protein SbnA, whose protein sequence is MPVISTPHAFNESRLYVDLHPIFGRRLYLKCEGFNFAGSIKLKAATEMVETAERDGTLTPDSILVESSSGNLGVALSMIAASKGYRFLCVTDSRCNLSTRLLMEALGSEVHIIADLDANGGFLGKRIDYVRSLCASDDRYVWLSQYTNAGNWRAHYRTTAPEIAVQFPRLDVLFIGAGTTGTLMGCARYFREWHRPVRIVAVDSVGSVAFGGPPGRRMIPGLGMSMRPPLLDESYVDEVVRVEEADTIRTCHRLARRGFLFGGSTGTVVSGAMDWLERQSDSDALTAVAIAPDLGERYLDTIYQVNWLQDLYGDHILAPDTGVLLDTGTDTGTDMDTDAGAGQLPVVPDEAESVTRASSRQRRS, encoded by the coding sequence GTGCCCGTCATATCCACCCCCCATGCGTTCAACGAGAGCCGGCTCTACGTCGACCTCCACCCGATCTTCGGGCGCCGTCTCTACTTGAAGTGCGAGGGTTTCAACTTCGCCGGCTCCATCAAGTTGAAGGCCGCGACCGAGATGGTGGAGACCGCCGAGCGCGACGGAACCCTGACACCGGACTCGATCCTGGTCGAGTCCTCCTCGGGAAACCTGGGTGTGGCCCTGAGCATGATCGCCGCGAGCAAGGGCTACCGGTTCCTGTGCGTCACGGACTCACGCTGCAACCTCTCGACCCGGCTGCTGATGGAGGCGCTGGGCAGCGAGGTGCACATCATCGCCGACCTGGACGCCAACGGCGGCTTCCTCGGCAAGCGGATCGACTACGTCCGCTCGCTGTGCGCCTCCGACGACCGCTACGTGTGGCTCAGCCAGTACACCAACGCCGGCAACTGGCGGGCCCACTACCGCACGACGGCCCCGGAGATCGCGGTCCAGTTCCCGCGCCTGGACGTGCTGTTCATCGGGGCCGGCACCACCGGCACCCTGATGGGCTGCGCGCGCTACTTCCGCGAGTGGCACCGGCCGGTGCGGATCGTCGCCGTGGACAGCGTGGGCTCGGTGGCCTTCGGCGGGCCGCCGGGACGCCGGATGATCCCCGGCCTCGGCATGAGCATGCGCCCGCCGCTCCTCGACGAGTCGTACGTCGACGAGGTGGTCCGGGTCGAGGAGGCGGACACCATCCGCACCTGCCACCGGCTGGCCCGCCGCGGCTTCCTGTTCGGCGGCTCCACCGGCACGGTCGTCAGCGGGGCGATGGACTGGCTGGAGCGGCAGTCCGACTCCGACGCGCTCACCGCGGTGGCCATCGCCCCCGACCTCGGCGAGCGCTACCTCGACACCATCTACCAGGTCAACTGGCTCCAGGACCTGTACGGCGACCACATCCTCGCCCCGGACACCGGCGTCCTCCTCGACACGGGCACGGACACGGGCACGGACATGGACACGGACGCCGGCGCCGGTCAGCTGCCCGTCGTCCCCGACGAGGCCGAGTCCGTGACGCGGGCGTCCAGCCGCCAGCGGCGGTCGTAG